The genomic window CTCGCTTAATCAGCTAAGAATTGATGAGGATTGCTTTATAACAGGAATTCATCGATTAGCAAAAACGGTGCAAAAATATGGCACAAAGCTATTTGTTCAATTACATCATTCTGGCAGAGAGACAACCTCTAGGTTGTTAGGCGGTAAACAGATTGTAGCGCCAAGTCCTGTTACATGTGCAGCTATCGGAGAAGAACCTAGGGAACTAACAAATGCAGAAGTGAAAGACATTATTAAAAAATTTATAGCAGGCGCTGTTCGAAGCAAAATAGCTGGTGCGGATGGCATAGAGCTTCACGGTGCACATGGCTATTTGATTAATCAATTTTTGAGCCCTAATACGAATCTACGGACGGATGAGTATGGAGGCACTTTTGAAAATAGATTCAGGTTTTTAAAGGAAGTTGTTCTTGGCATTAAGAATTACTGCGGTGCAGACTTTCCTGTCATTGTTCGATTAAGTATTGACGAATTTGATGAAGGTGGCACGGATGTTGAGTTGAGCAAGCGAATATGTATAGCTTTAGAACAGCTAGGGGTGGATGCGATTCATGCCAGTGCTGGAAACTATAATTGTAAAGAAAAAATTGTCGACACACCGCTGTTTGAGCAAGGGTGGAAAGTGTATTTGGCAGAAGAAGTGAAAAGTGTAGTAAATATTCCCGTTATAACAGTAGGGTCTCTACGTGAGCCAAAGTATGTCGATGGCATATTAGCTGACAAAAAAGCAGACTTCGTAGCGATTGGTCGTGGACAAATCGCAGAGCCCGACTGGGTACGTAAAGTAAGGGAGGGTCGCGAACAAGAAATTCGTATGTGTATTTCCTGTTTGCATTGTTTATATTCAAAAACGCATATCCAATGCTCGGTTAACGCAAGAGTCGGTCGTGAATTAGAGTTTACAGAGTTAAACCGTATTGATGAAACACGCCGTGTAGTCATTGTTGGCGGAGGACCAGGCGGAATGGAAGCAGCAAGAGTACTTTCCCTCAAAGGCTACGAGGTGATTTTATTTGAAAAAAATGATCAACTTGGTGGACAATTGACACTAGTAACGGAACCAAATTATAGACCGAAAATGCTGCGTTACATTGATTATCTTGCTAATGAAATGAACCGATTACAAGTTGATGTTCGATTAAATACAGAAGCCACTGTTGAAAAGATAAAAGAATTAAATCCGTTTGCAATATTCTTAGCAACAGGCGGTGAACCGCAAATCCCAAATATAGAGGGTATTAATCTTCCGAATGTCAGTCATTATATAGATGTTAAATTAGAGAATAGTGCACTTTCTAACAAAAAGATAGCCGTTTTAGGAAGTGGTATGGTATGTCACAGTACTGTTCGGAGATTAGCTGAAAAAGGGAACGATGTGACATTGATAGAAATATTGACGAAGTCTGCTATGAAAATAAGTCCACAAACGAGAGTTAGATTGCAAGAAAAATTGAAACACCAAGGCGTCGAAATCATTACAGAACATGCCGTCAGTAAAATCCTACCAGATGCTATTGTCGTGGAAGATAAAGAATCAGGAAAACAGACCGAAGTTGTTGTGGATCATGTTGTTGTCGCTATGGGTGTAAAGCCATATAATCCATTAGAAAAGGTATTGAAGAGGCATTTTAATAATACCTTTGTATTAGGAGACGCAGCGGGCCATGCTTCTCTTGGGGAAGCTACAAAAGGTGGATTTGAAAAAGCATATCTTATCGAATTCTTGACAATAAACGAGCGTAAAGGTGAACTAACGGAAGTTTTCTAAAAATGAAGCAAAGGGACGGTTCTTGTGCTTCCTTCGAATACCGAAGGAAGCATGAGAACCGTCCCCATGTTTCCAAAAGGAGCTAAAACTGCATGACACAACCTTTTAAAGTCATAATTGTTGATGATCACCCTTTTTTTAGGCAAGGTGTTAAATTGTTCCTGAGCGGTGTGAAGGATTTAGAGTTAATTGGGGAATACTCAAGTGGTGAAGAGGCTTTGGAGAACGTCTCTACTTTTGAGCAAGCGCATGTAATTTTAATGGATTTGCAAATGCGTGGAATCGATGGTATAGCTGCGACTACAAAACTAATCAGTCTTCATCCGGAACTTCGTATTTTAATTTTAACAAGCTACGGAAGTGAGGATAAAATTAGAGAAGCACTCCAAGCTGGTGTAGCAGGGTATTGTTTAAAGGATGCTCCTCCTGAGGAGCTAGTCACTGCTATTCAAGCCGTTGCTGAAGGAGGCACATATTTAGGAAGAGGTATCGATCTAAGGGTTCTCGCTCAAGGGACAGCAGGCCATATTGATACTGATGAGAATAGTAAATTACTAGATAGTTTGACACAGCGTGAGCTAGATGTACTAAAGCTACTTGCAAAAGGCTATGGAAACAAGCAAATTGCTGAAGAGTTATTTGTAAGTGAAAAAACCGTTAAAACGCATGTCGCGAATGTATTACATAAGCTAGAGGTTACATCGCGAACGCAGGCTGCCTTGCTTGCTAATCAGTATGGAATAAGTTAACGGTCTTAATCAAATAAACGGAATAAGATAACAAATCTTCATAGAAAATTTGGAATAAGCTAAGGGGTCCCACAATATGAAGCATATAAGAAAGGCTATGTTACTTGGATTTGTATTTGGAGTCTTCTTTTTACTTTTGGCGTATTTAGGCCATTTCGAAATAAAAAAACAGTTTATATGGACGATTCCCTTTTTAGTGTCTTTGTTATGCGGCCTAGGAGTTATTGTTGCTTCGTTCACTAGTAAACTATTAGCAAGTAGAGGCATACCAGATGGAGCAATGAACACAGCTATAAGCTTTGTAGCAGCAGCGATCGTTAATATTTTAGTCATGCTAATCATCATGTCTCTATCGGGTGACTTTTACATGCAAGAGGAGGTCCTGCTTTTTAGCATATTAGGTCTCGCAGGTGGGGCGGCTTATGGTGCTTATCATTTTCGAATTGAACGGGTAAGAGAGAAAATGAGATTTTTAGAGGAGTTAAATAAAAAAAACAAACAGCTTCAAGAGGCTACGCGTGTATTAACGATTACAGAGGAACGGAACCGCCTAAGTCGGGAGCTTCATGATTCTGTGTCACAAGGGCTTCACGGTTTAGTATATGCCATGCATTCACTCCGACACGAGTTGACACAGCCTTCTGATAGAACGACAGCGATATTAAGTCATATGGAAGCGACCGCACAAGCTACATTAAGTGAGTTAAGAACCATGATTCAGGAGTTAAAGCCTTCTTTATTAGCGGAACAAGGGTTGGAAGAGTCAATACGAGTCACGGTACATTTGTTCTCTCAAAGAATGGAGATACCGGTAGAAATAGATTATAATTTGCCACAACAAGTGCTGCCTGAGGTAGAGTTGACAATATATCGTGTAACGCAGGAGGCCTTTGCGAATATTGAGAGACATTCGCAAGCAAAGCATGTTCAATTAAAAATAAGTGACGAAAAAGACCAAGTGCTGTTGACCATCTCAGATGATGGGAAAGGGTTTGCAAAAATGTCATCAAGTCATGGCAATGGCTTGAGAAATATGCGTCAACGTGTTGAAGAAGTAGGAGGAACGTTTGACATTGTTAGTAAACCATATGTAGGCACTACACTTATAGCAAAGTTTCCGTCAAAAGGCTGATATAAAAAATCAGCCTTTTTGTGTACCTTAAATTCATTACTTTGAACGTTTTGGAAGCCACCTTTACTTGGTAAGATGAAATCAAATAAGAGATGGTTCAAGTGAAAGAGGTGCTGAAAATGATTGAAGTAAAACATGTAATGAAGCAATTCAAGGGAAAGCAAGCCGTGCGTAATGTGAGTTTTACTATTGAACAAGGTGAAATCTTTGGATTTTTAGGTCCAAATGGCGCAGGAAAAACAACAACAAGTCGGATGATGATTGGATTGTTAAAGCCATCTGAGGGAGAAGTATGGATAGACGGGTTGAATGTTCAGACTGATACGAAAAAAGTACATGAACGTATCGGGGTAGTGTTTGAGCTTCCGAACCTATATAGCAAATGGACTGTTTTGGCGAACCTACAGTTTTTTGCAAAGTTATACAACGTACCCCATGACAAAATTAATGAAGTGATGGCAAGCTTGCAGCTTACTGATCGAGCCAATCAAAAAGTAGGTTCTTTATCGAAGGGGTGGAAGCAACGGGTACTGATAGCAAGAGCGTTATTGCATAACCCGAAAATATTATTTTTAGATGAACCAACAAGTGGTTTAGACCCTAATACAGCAAGGCTTATTCGTGATTATATATACTCATTGAAGTGTCAAGGGACTACGATTGTAATGACCACACATGATATGAATGAAGCCGATGAATTAAGTGATCGTGTTGGTATTATGCACAAAGGTTGTTTAGTGGCTCTAGATACTCCGCAAAGACTTAAGGAGAAGTTCGGTGAAGATACAATGGTGGTTGAGTATAGAGACGATGAAGGAGTAAAAAAGGAGAAGCTACCACTGTATAGTGAGGAGACAACAGAATTTTTATATAAAAAAATGAAGGATGAAGTTGTGATAAGTGTTCATTCACAAGAAGCGACATTAGCTGATGTTTTTGCAAAATTAACGGGGAGTGAGTTAAGTTGAATAATAAATTAACCTATCAATTAATCAAACACGAATTTGTTGATTTTTTTAAGCAGCCACCTTTATGGATGCTTGTTGTTTTGCCAGTTGTTATGTCAAAGGTAATTATCGGCCTAATGGACGGAGTAGACCAAGAACTTATGCTGTTACCAAGCTGGATTATATTTGCTCAAGTCATGGTCGGATTGCTCATTATTGCACCTGGATTTATTGAAGAGAAGGAGCATAAAACACTTGATGCGTTGTTGATTTCTCCTCTAAGCTTACGTCAAATTATTTTTGCCAAGTGCTTTGTCGTATTAGTTTTTTCGCTAATATCTCAGATGTTTGTGTATATGGTTAACTTTGGAATTACAATGGAACTTCTTACACTTGTGCCGATGATGATTATAGGAGGGGGCTTATTCGTACTAATCGGCTTACTTGTTGGTTTAACGATGAATTCATCAAAAACATCATCAGCAGTTTCCTCCATAATTATGGTCGTGTTATTTATGACAGCGTCGTTTTATCAGCAGTTTCCAACATGGGAGGATATTGTGCAATTCGTGCCGAGTGTCACAGTTGCTGAAAATATCCAAGCCAGCCTAAACAGTGCGATAGTAGGATTCGACTTACTAATGCTTATAGTGTGGATTGCTTTGCTTACTATTACTGTGCATTTCCTAGTAAAAAGAGAAACAGCATAAGGATGTATGGGGACGGTTCTTGCGCTTCCTTCGGTAACCGAAGGAAGCACGAGAACCGTCCCTTGTCTGCCGCCCCACACACCAACAAGGAAGCATGAGAACCGTCCCCTCACTGCCTGTTTCCTATTATTGTATTATAAGGTATAATTCGCCTTGTATGTAATTTTATATAAGGAGTGTGAGGGAGATGAAGTCATCACCTGTCTTAGGGAAAGAGCGCATTGTTACTATTGATATTATTAGGGGGTTTGCGTTGTTTGGGATTTTCCTAGTTAATATGCCATCGTTTCATTCGCCATTATTTTTAGATTCTTTACATGGTATGGAAACAGAGTATGCGGGCTTGGATTATTGGGTTGATCTGTTTTTTACTTTATTCGTAGATAGCAAGTTTTTTACTATTTTCTCATTTTTATTTGGTCTTGGATTTTATATTTTTATGAGCAGAGCTGAGGAAAAAGGCTTGCGCATGAATCGCTTGTACATACGTAGGATCTTAGGACTCTTATTGCTAGGTTTGTTGCACCTCATTCTTCTATGGTACGGAGATATTTTACATAGCTATGCAATCACAGGCTTACTGTTACTTTTATTTTATAAAAGAAAAGTAAAAACAATGGTAGTATGGGCTATTACGCTTCTTGTTCTGTTTCATTTATTATTAAGCTCGATGCTACTTTTGCCTAATGAAGTTTTAGTAGATATGCAGGAAAGCTCGGCTGTTGCGTATGAAGCACAAAAAACAGAGTATATTAACGTATATGAAACAGCTGGATATGCTGAGTGGGTGGCTTACCGTCTTCAAACAGAAGTGCCGACTGTATTGATGAATTTACTTATTGTTATGTTGCCTATTTTAGCAATGTTCTTATTTGGACTTGCAGCCGGTAAAATAGGAATATTTAAAGACGTGACAGCTCATTTGAGCCTTATTAGAAAGATTCGTAATGTCGCATTCATAGTGAGTATACCGATAGTTGTCCTTTTAGCACTGTATAAGCTTGAGATACTGGATGCTGGACTAAAAACCACTGCTATTATTCAGACGATAACGTATCTTAGTGGTGTAACGATGTCGTTAGTTTACATCTTTACTCTTACTCTTTTATTAAGAAAAGAAAGTTGGCAAAAGCGTCTGCGCCCGTTAGGGTATGTTGGACAAATGGCTTTAACAAATTATTTATCGCAAACTATTATAAGTATTGCTATATTTGTAGGGCTAGGTTTCTTTGGAGACGTTAGTTTAACAGTGGGTACAATCATTTGTTTACTCATCTTTGGTTTGCAGGTGATTTTCAGCCGTTATTGGCTGAGCGCGTTCCAATTTGGACCGTTTGAATGGCTATGGAGATGCTTTACGTATTGGAAGCTGCAGCCTTTAAAAAAGAAACAGGTTGCGCGCTAAAGTAATAAATAACACTTTTTAGATAGGACTGTTCTTTGCTTTTAACTGTAAGCAAAGAGCAGTCTTGTTTTATTTTGGCTAATAGGCAAGCAAAAAATTTCTTTGAAATTTATCCTTTCCTTTCCTAACCATAAGTGCAACTACGCCTCTGTCTTCTACTTAAGGCTCGTAAATCGGTGAGTTTTGTTTAGGAGCTTATATTCATCATCATTTCAGTATCACCAGTTTAATCTCTAATATTTAGATGAGGTAAATGAATAGCACGCAGAAGGTAGGCTTTTACTAATAAGCATCCCATAAGGTTTTTTTAACTTGTAATGTCTCAATTTAATTATTGACAGAAATGAACATTAAAGTGGCAAAAAGAACATAAGCTCATAGGATATGTACTAATAAAACAACAGGATGAAAAGGAGAATGGTATGTATAACTATTACAGGGCTGATATGAGTCGTACGAGTATTGTTTCTTTTGCAAGGGGAGATGTAACGGGAGACAGAGTACCTGATAATGTATATTTAACCGGAATCCGAACGCCAGATAGTCCGTTCACACAAAATATAACATTACACATACAAGATGGTCGAACAGGAGCCTTAACGAGTATATCGCTTCGTGATAATGCGGGGTACAACCCGTCACTATTTTTGGGGGATTTTACGGGGGACGGTGTCGATGATATTTTCATTAGCATTAATACAGGTGGTAGCGGGGCTATTATGTACCACTACATCTATTCTTTCGCTAATAACACGACACAATTACTTTTTGACTTCAATGTATACAATAAGCACTATCAATATGAAGTGACATATTTAAATGATTATAAAGTTGAAGTTGTTAGCGCCAGCAATAATAAAAAGTACTTAATAGATTTATCCTTAAAGGGATCTGAATACTTGAATGAAATTTATGATGAAAATGGTCAGCTAAAGGAGCCTATCACTGGCTTTGTTAATCCTTTAAGCGGCTTATATCCGGTAGATTTTGACTCCAATAATGTGTATGAACTATTAGCCTATCAAAAAATTGCAGGGAGATACAATGCTGATTCATTAGGGTATGTTTTGAACACGTTAGGCTGGAAGGATAATTCGTTTAGTTTGCAAAATCAAAATGTTGCGATATTTGGCTACTAGCTTTGATGATGGCGCAGTTAGTTTTCTGGGCAGTAAATTGTGTAGTCACCTCCTCTACAACATAACATGTATGTTTATTATCTTCTTAATGGGGAACAAAACATAACAAAGGAGGGGTTAAAGTGAAAATCGTTTTAATCATGATCTCACTAATCATTATCCTTTTAATTACATGGCAACTATGGAAAAAGCTGACGTGGAAAACAGTAATGGTTAGTGATGAATCACAACCTCAGAGATTAATCAGAAAAACATATGAGCAGTTAAAGTCTGAAGATGTTAGATGTAAAATTAAGGCTGAAGTTCAGGATGCAGAACAAACGCCAGCGGGAGTGGAACCGATATTAAATGACCCACCCCCACCTCATGCATCTGTACTCAAACTCGAAGTTCATCGAAATGATTTGAAAAAATTAAATGAATTAGAAGCCTAGGAAAATAGGAATCGTTTGCACCTAATATCATAAAATGAATTAGGTGCATTTATTTTGTGTAATAAATTTCTCGCAGTTTTTGAAAACAAGCTCGGAGACAAAAAATTATTAAAAGATTTTCAAGTAAATATATAAATTATTATTTTTTTGAAAAATAACAATGTTAGAATGATAAATAGATTGAATGCAACGGCAGAGTGGGGACGGTTCTCATGCTGCCGACAGGATTGTCAGAGTGTGAGGTGTGCGAAGGACTACCCCTCCCTTTCCTAAACGTTAAAGAAAGCATAAGTTTTTCTAACCTAGATTCTTGTCTACCTTAAGCGCCTAGCCAGTCTATGAATAGTTTTCCTTGAGTATCTTGTGAAAAGCATGATATGAAATATGATGCTTTTCACAGCTCGAGGTCTTAAGCCGCTCCCCATCCGGAGGGAAGCCCCTTCCTGCGGGGTGAAGGGCTGCGTCTTAAGTTGGTCGGGGCTGAGCAAGATGCTTACGCTTTTCTTATTAGCTATAAAGGAAGCACAAGAACCGTCCCCATGCATCCAAAGAGATAATTTAAGTAGAGGTATTAAATGTATGCAGAAGGAACTTATTATGAATTTTGATGAATGCTATGAGCAGGCTGAACTGAAGGCTAATGCCTATTTTACAGAACTATATGAACAGGCTACTGAGAAAGCATATATTCCTACTTTAATAGATGATATTAAGAGTTGGAAGCAAAGCCATATTCATCATCCTTTCGTGGCTTTATTATCTTATGTGAAAGGTAAGCCTGATACGCAGGATTTTTACAATTACATACGATGGCAAGAAAAAAGAGGGAAATTAGACAATTACTTAGACCGAAGTGTTTCGTATATTTTTATGCGGGATCTTGGTAGAGCGCTTGACTCACCAGATACACAGGCTAGGATTGCTCGTGCTG from Bacillus sp. HMF5848 includes these protein-coding regions:
- a CDS encoding DUF418 domain-containing protein, whose protein sequence is MKSSPVLGKERIVTIDIIRGFALFGIFLVNMPSFHSPLFLDSLHGMETEYAGLDYWVDLFFTLFVDSKFFTIFSFLFGLGFYIFMSRAEEKGLRMNRLYIRRILGLLLLGLLHLILLWYGDILHSYAITGLLLLLFYKRKVKTMVVWAITLLVLFHLLLSSMLLLPNEVLVDMQESSAVAYEAQKTEYINVYETAGYAEWVAYRLQTEVPTVLMNLLIVMLPILAMFLFGLAAGKIGIFKDVTAHLSLIRKIRNVAFIVSIPIVVLLALYKLEILDAGLKTTAIIQTITYLSGVTMSLVYIFTLTLLLRKESWQKRLRPLGYVGQMALTNYLSQTIISIAIFVGLGFFGDVSLTVGTIICLLIFGLQVIFSRYWLSAFQFGPFEWLWRCFTYWKLQPLKKKQVAR
- a CDS encoding sensor histidine kinase, translated to MKHIRKAMLLGFVFGVFFLLLAYLGHFEIKKQFIWTIPFLVSLLCGLGVIVASFTSKLLASRGIPDGAMNTAISFVAAAIVNILVMLIIMSLSGDFYMQEEVLLFSILGLAGGAAYGAYHFRIERVREKMRFLEELNKKNKQLQEATRVLTITEERNRLSRELHDSVSQGLHGLVYAMHSLRHELTQPSDRTTAILSHMEATAQATLSELRTMIQELKPSLLAEQGLEESIRVTVHLFSQRMEIPVEIDYNLPQQVLPEVELTIYRVTQEAFANIERHSQAKHVQLKISDEKDQVLLTISDDGKGFAKMSSSHGNGLRNMRQRVEEVGGTFDIVSKPYVGTTLIAKFPSKG
- a CDS encoding VCBS repeat-containing protein, with translation MYNYYRADMSRTSIVSFARGDVTGDRVPDNVYLTGIRTPDSPFTQNITLHIQDGRTGALTSISLRDNAGYNPSLFLGDFTGDGVDDIFISINTGGSGAIMYHYIYSFANNTTQLLFDFNVYNKHYQYEVTYLNDYKVEVVSASNNKKYLIDLSLKGSEYLNEIYDENGQLKEPITGFVNPLSGLYPVDFDSNNVYELLAYQKIAGRYNADSLGYVLNTLGWKDNSFSLQNQNVAIFGY
- a CDS encoding ABC transporter ATP-binding protein, whose product is MIEVKHVMKQFKGKQAVRNVSFTIEQGEIFGFLGPNGAGKTTTSRMMIGLLKPSEGEVWIDGLNVQTDTKKVHERIGVVFELPNLYSKWTVLANLQFFAKLYNVPHDKINEVMASLQLTDRANQKVGSLSKGWKQRVLIARALLHNPKILFLDEPTSGLDPNTARLIRDYIYSLKCQGTTIVMTTHDMNEADELSDRVGIMHKGCLVALDTPQRLKEKFGEDTMVVEYRDDEGVKKEKLPLYSEETTEFLYKKMKDEVVISVHSQEATLADVFAKLTGSELS
- a CDS encoding response regulator transcription factor; translation: MTQPFKVIIVDDHPFFRQGVKLFLSGVKDLELIGEYSSGEEALENVSTFEQAHVILMDLQMRGIDGIAATTKLISLHPELRILILTSYGSEDKIREALQAGVAGYCLKDAPPEELVTAIQAVAEGGTYLGRGIDLRVLAQGTAGHIDTDENSKLLDSLTQRELDVLKLLAKGYGNKQIAEELFVSEKTVKTHVANVLHKLEVTSRTQAALLANQYGIS
- a CDS encoding ABC transporter permease, whose protein sequence is MNNKLTYQLIKHEFVDFFKQPPLWMLVVLPVVMSKVIIGLMDGVDQELMLLPSWIIFAQVMVGLLIIAPGFIEEKEHKTLDALLISPLSLRQIIFAKCFVVLVFSLISQMFVYMVNFGITMELLTLVPMMIIGGGLFVLIGLLVGLTMNSSKTSSAVSSIIMVVLFMTASFYQQFPTWEDIVQFVPSVTVAENIQASLNSAIVGFDLLMLIVWIALLTITVHFLVKRETA
- a CDS encoding FAD-dependent oxidoreductase — its product is MRYRHIFKEGQIGHVALKNKIVMPAMGTNLAGSNGEVTDHLIRYYEERARGGTGLIITEFTSIDYEYGKGSLNQLRIDEDCFITGIHRLAKTVQKYGTKLFVQLHHSGRETTSRLLGGKQIVAPSPVTCAAIGEEPRELTNAEVKDIIKKFIAGAVRSKIAGADGIELHGAHGYLINQFLSPNTNLRTDEYGGTFENRFRFLKEVVLGIKNYCGADFPVIVRLSIDEFDEGGTDVELSKRICIALEQLGVDAIHASAGNYNCKEKIVDTPLFEQGWKVYLAEEVKSVVNIPVITVGSLREPKYVDGILADKKADFVAIGRGQIAEPDWVRKVREGREQEIRMCISCLHCLYSKTHIQCSVNARVGRELEFTELNRIDETRRVVIVGGGPGGMEAARVLSLKGYEVILFEKNDQLGGQLTLVTEPNYRPKMLRYIDYLANEMNRLQVDVRLNTEATVEKIKELNPFAIFLATGGEPQIPNIEGINLPNVSHYIDVKLENSALSNKKIAVLGSGMVCHSTVRRLAEKGNDVTLIEILTKSAMKISPQTRVRLQEKLKHQGVEIITEHAVSKILPDAIVVEDKESGKQTEVVVDHVVVAMGVKPYNPLEKVLKRHFNNTFVLGDAAGHASLGEATKGGFEKAYLIEFLTINERKGELTEVF